A window of Procambarus clarkii isolate CNS0578487 chromosome 69, FALCON_Pclarkii_2.0, whole genome shotgun sequence contains these coding sequences:
- the LOC123772295 gene encoding serine/arginine-rich splicing factor 10-like produces MTRLDSKTRLDSKTRLDSKTRLDSKTRLDSKTRLDSKTRLDSKTRLDSKTRLDSKTRPGSKTRPGSKTRPGSKTRLGSKTRLGSKTRPGSKTRPGSKTRPGSKTRPGRKTTQQQRLHNGSIYR; encoded by the coding sequence ATGACCAGACTAGACAGCAAGACCAGACTAGACAGCAAGACCAGACTAGACAGCAAGACCAGACTAGACAGCAAGACCAGACTAGACAGCAAGACCAGACTAGACAGCAAGACCAGACTAGACAGCAAGACCAGACTAGACAGCAAGACCAGACTAGACAGCAAGACCAGACCAGGCAGCAAGACCAGACCAGGCAGCAAGACCAGACCAGGCAGCAAGACCAGACTAGGCAGCAAGACCAGACTAGGCAGCAAGACCAGACCAGGCAGCAAGACCAGACCAGGCAGCAAGACCAGACCAGGCAGCAAGACCAGACCAGGCAGAAagacaacacagcaacaacgtctcCATAATGGTTCAATATATCGATAA